One region of Paenibacillus antri genomic DNA includes:
- a CDS encoding glycoside hydrolase family 43 protein, with protein MTTFRNPILPGDYPDPSIVRVGDDYYMVTSTFQFFPGVPVLHSKDLVHWETIGHVLTRREQMDMTGIPDSFGVFAPDISYADGKFWVVVPYYHGQPRCTNILYVADRPEGPYSAGTPLNHHFIDPSIFHDDDGRKYLAFGGGWVHELAADGSGLVGEAKQVWPGTGGAAPEAPHLVKRDGWYYLMLAEGGTFYDHMETVARSRSVWGPYEPCPRNPVLKQTDPERRIQRAGHGKLVEDPNGRWWMVHLGGRPLTPNGDCPLGRETFLANVEWTADGWLAVGDEGLPQERIEVDAPPGQPLFEAGETVDRFDGGTLSPEWEWVRHPMEDGYALTDRGLEIRCLPFIPYSPQSTLIATRRWRHLAFAAETTLTFHPEARGEEAGLTMYRDTDAYLTFTVRRGIGQTSGQMFDVKRLHENQEFDGLYVQAEIYENLRRRAIALLPLPIAAGDRLRLRAELSEASGGSIRLSYRADGGAFVPACDPLPAKFLYPESVQRFHCFTAPRVGVFARGVYGEAHGKAVFERFTYRWGDEA; from the coding sequence GGGAGACGATCGGTCACGTCCTTACGCGCCGGGAGCAGATGGATATGACCGGCATTCCCGATTCGTTCGGCGTGTTCGCGCCGGATATTTCATACGCCGACGGCAAGTTTTGGGTCGTCGTGCCGTATTACCACGGGCAGCCGCGCTGCACGAACATCCTATATGTCGCGGATCGTCCCGAAGGGCCATACAGCGCCGGCACCCCGCTCAACCACCACTTCATCGATCCGTCGATCTTCCATGACGACGACGGAAGGAAGTACCTCGCCTTCGGCGGGGGCTGGGTGCACGAGCTGGCGGCGGACGGGTCGGGACTCGTCGGCGAGGCGAAGCAGGTATGGCCGGGCACGGGCGGGGCCGCTCCGGAAGCGCCTCATCTCGTGAAGCGGGACGGCTGGTATTACCTCATGCTGGCGGAGGGCGGCACGTTCTACGACCATATGGAGACGGTGGCGCGCAGCCGTTCGGTATGGGGGCCGTACGAGCCATGCCCGCGCAACCCGGTGCTGAAGCAGACCGATCCGGAACGCCGGATACAGCGCGCGGGCCACGGCAAGCTGGTGGAGGACCCGAACGGCCGATGGTGGATGGTGCATCTCGGGGGCCGGCCGCTGACGCCGAACGGCGATTGCCCGCTCGGTCGGGAGACGTTCCTCGCGAACGTCGAGTGGACGGCGGACGGCTGGCTCGCGGTCGGGGACGAGGGGCTTCCGCAGGAGCGGATCGAGGTCGACGCGCCGCCCGGACAGCCGCTGTTCGAAGCGGGCGAGACGGTCGACCGGTTCGACGGCGGAACGCTGTCTCCGGAATGGGAGTGGGTGCGGCACCCGATGGAAGACGGATACGCGCTCACCGATCGCGGTCTGGAGATTCGCTGCCTGCCGTTCATTCCGTACAGCCCGCAGTCGACGCTCATCGCGACGCGCCGCTGGCGCCATCTCGCGTTCGCCGCGGAGACGACGCTGACGTTCCACCCCGAGGCGCGGGGGGAGGAAGCGGGACTGACGATGTACCGGGACACGGACGCGTACTTGACGTTCACCGTGCGGCGCGGCATCGGGCAGACGTCCGGGCAGATGTTCGATGTGAAGCGGCTGCATGAAAATCAGGAATTCGACGGGCTGTACGTGCAAGCGGAAATCTATGAAAATCTCAGACGGCGGGCGATTGCGCTGCTGCCGCTGCCGATCGCGGCAGGCGACCGCCTGCGGCTGCGCGCCGAGCTGAGCGAGGCGAGCGGCGGCTCGATCCGGCTTTCCTATCGCGCGGACGGCGGCGCGTTCGTCCCGGCCTGCGATCCGCTCCCGGCCAAGTTCCTGTACCCGGAGAGCGTGCAGCGGTTCCACTGCTTCACGGCGCCGCGGGTCGGCGTATTCGCGCGAGGCGTATACGGGGAAGCGCACGGCAAGGCCGTATTCGAACGATTTACGTACCGATGGGGGGATGAGGCATGA